The Akkermansia muciniphila genome contains a region encoding:
- a CDS encoding IS1595 family transposase, translating to MDKNDLSLYEFFQMFPDEESARKYFEKKRWNGQIVCPHCSSDNIHECKNHSPMPYRCRSCRKFFSVRFGTILEESKLPLHKWLFCMYLMRVNRKGISSIQVGKILGVTQKTAWFLCQRIREVWMKTTKNKLDGIIEIDETYVGGLEKNKKKSQQRGWGRGPSGKLIVVGGRSRKGKVVSNVIKDNKQETLHGFINDNIEKGSTIMTDTWKSYNGLTDFTHHKINHSVKEFVRGIVHTNGIESFWAILKRGYYGIYHYMSEKHLNRYVHEFSFRYNTSKENVLDFLGKTIEMMDGKRLMYCDLVK from the coding sequence ATGGATAAAAATGATCTCAGTTTGTACGAATTCTTTCAGATGTTTCCAGATGAGGAGTCTGCTAGAAAATATTTTGAGAAGAAACGTTGGAACGGTCAAATTGTCTGTCCACATTGTTCTTCTGATAATATCCATGAGTGCAAAAACCATTCTCCAATGCCTTACAGGTGTAGATCATGCAGAAAGTTTTTCAGTGTAAGGTTTGGAACAATCCTTGAGGAATCAAAATTACCATTACATAAATGGTTGTTTTGCATGTATTTGATGAGAGTTAACCGTAAAGGTATTTCCTCTATCCAGGTGGGTAAAATCCTTGGTGTTACTCAGAAGACTGCATGGTTTTTGTGCCAACGTATCCGGGAAGTTTGGATGAAGACTACCAAGAATAAATTAGATGGTATTATTGAGATTGATGAAACCTATGTTGGAGGTTTGGAGAAGAATAAAAAGAAGAGTCAACAGCGTGGTTGGGGACGTGGTCCTTCTGGTAAATTAATTGTAGTAGGTGGTAGAAGCAGAAAAGGAAAAGTTGTTTCCAATGTTATTAAGGATAATAAGCAGGAAACCCTTCATGGATTCATCAATGACAATATAGAAAAAGGTTCTACTATTATGACTGATACATGGAAATCCTATAATGGATTAACCGACTTTACCCATCACAAAATCAATCATTCTGTTAAGGAATTTGTTAGAGGTATTGTGCATACCAATGGTATTGAAAGCTTTTGGGCGATTTTGAAAAGAGGTTATTATGGAATTTACCATTATATGAGTGAAAAACATCTCAATAGATATGTCCATGAGTTTTCCTTTAGATACAATACTTCTAAGGAAAATGTTCTAGATTTCCTAGGTAAAACTATTGAGATGATGGATGGTAAAAGATTGATGTACTGTGATTTGGTAAAATGA
- a CDS encoding DUF4190 domain-containing protein, translating into MNKINYSDTRRSVPDTVSAILALILGIVGLFLALLAFLPCLGWVAIVPGLLCAILAIILGAVAVKRSDDRTYGSAKGALTCGCIALVVIIGATIYQGMILAPVMKQADAHTEEFRWTACSAVREAKEEMHPEACEAVDRVISLIDHPENEHEMVKEKFLEVAPPSRRGATAVLEGPAPADSGK; encoded by the coding sequence ATGAACAAAATAAACTATTCGGATACCCGCCGTTCCGTTCCCGATACCGTTTCAGCTATCCTTGCATTAATTCTGGGCATTGTAGGACTGTTTTTAGCGTTGCTCGCCTTTTTGCCATGTCTGGGATGGGTGGCCATTGTTCCCGGTCTTCTCTGTGCCATCCTGGCCATTATTCTGGGGGCGGTGGCGGTAAAGAGGAGTGATGACAGGACCTATGGTTCCGCCAAAGGGGCGCTGACATGCGGGTGCATTGCCCTGGTGGTTATTATTGGCGCCACCATTTACCAAGGCATGATTCTGGCGCCCGTCATGAAGCAGGCGGACGCCCATACGGAGGAATTCAGGTGGACGGCGTGCAGCGCCGTGAGAGAGGCCAAGGAAGAAATGCATCCGGAAGCGTGTGAGGCGGTGGACCGTGTGATCTCCCTGATTGACCATCCGGAGAACGAGCACGAGATGGTTAAAGAGAAATTCCTTGAAGTGGCTCCTCCGTCCAGACGGGGCGCGACGGCCGTCCTGGAAGGCCCTGCTCCTGCGGATTCCGGTAAATGA
- a CDS encoding SufE family protein, with translation MDCFEGRRNALLKELNALPGEGALYGFLMRQGEQLPPFAEEWKTEACLLRGCQYRVWLRLSLKDGLLRIDADSDSRISRGLMALWVRLFFGLTPGEALAADTDFFRQGVLGKWLIPSRANALGNMVSRIKLGALRLRQEARSGNGVPVSPFSQPGSRPEFPEQGPLQRMEAAGDSCHD, from the coding sequence ATGGATTGTTTTGAAGGAAGGCGGAATGCCCTGCTGAAGGAGTTAAATGCTCTGCCGGGAGAAGGCGCCCTGTATGGTTTTTTGATGCGCCAGGGGGAGCAATTGCCCCCTTTTGCGGAAGAATGGAAGACGGAAGCTTGTCTTCTGCGGGGATGCCAGTACCGGGTATGGCTGCGCCTGTCCCTGAAAGATGGCCTGCTGAGGATTGATGCAGATAGTGATTCCCGCATCAGCCGGGGATTGATGGCACTGTGGGTGAGGCTGTTTTTCGGCCTGACGCCGGGTGAGGCGCTGGCGGCGGATACGGATTTTTTCCGTCAAGGAGTCCTTGGAAAATGGCTGATTCCTTCCCGGGCGAATGCCCTGGGCAATATGGTTTCCAGAATCAAGCTGGGCGCGTTGAGGCTGAGGCAGGAAGCGCGCAGCGGGAACGGGGTGCCCGTCTCTCCTTTTTCCCAGCCGGGGTCCCGTCCGGAGTTTCCGGAACAAGGCCCGCTGCAGCGGATGGAGGCAGCAGGTGATTCCTGCCATGATTGA
- a CDS encoding RHS repeat-associated core domain-containing protein, giving the protein MKEIDNQLSAPEQPGGMPSHPVTFASNDEPSPMPWPNTWYPVTPIGPETEYPCPCSEGDSGTGSTDNNSVDFSIEFGRFPKWPELSGGRLMLNLNMMDAGLCWGTAFQYEHISQRRLEVTETTNASISRPEEPEDVSRAVVKTEKGFPRYYSFASPNVSGAEVLGGTQMFQDRMRRVTVDGISYLEEAQEGGMTMRFRPNSAVFDHIVTPLGVKITFAELAEELQVVRQDAYNEPNSAVEAFNALSLFMLKQVWNKADGLLDLSDVQNIKWYAAADVEGRRNDGMYIIRNGAVPIKTWKLSWTFSDTETMIARAVDEENPEVTQMMLKTLRIEEPGGFISEWRAGLYPDDLTLVKGEGDDAISIVTRCRPADGHENMIAKDLNGQSMVAGGYYTDKKEKFKYVYSGVAGTENAVLCSAEKEVYQRRLYGDVLLSRTEGYETPLERTWTYGYGSDPSSPNYGKRIRETRPDGSVVEMEYDSNGNVIQRTEPWYGDIQKKISYTYSSEKFNDRRVIREVANLSNGEKTVQMYAISNVYSNSGETASKTTSQTGCGQTRPTNSASTEWYVNHPSCVYAQGKIKKKKEIDGTEIHYEYALCSDYQSLWKCTETLQGEHGIVSGKSTRTVHYYAENGNEIATDYLVHVLGNFVSVDFKQMTYDESHRVIRTDYANGLYSSAEWSCAGPLWETDVRGLQTRYTYNGVKRLVRMERDAAVPVESWNGDEMTVTCPDTVTNFTYDGAGRILSITTSMGSHINNVVNEYDILGRIISRTDELGRLTSYSYSPDGLTTTETTFTGSTLSTRLFPSGLVAEESGTGQEGRYYAYEANEDVGIRKNAHLDPDCRVRVESTVEDGGGRFKMVEKATISPETGYGISTRNLTMYNEKGQVVHWIGDDSVNYTYKYDELGNLRFSRKAWSTEDATLPGDRLFETYFHLLSVVPSGVPQEASQMVFKVSRETLPRQDASDLTEDTYELVSRKSSSLVSLTLHKDVYARWSWEKTYNESGNIRILRGRNGCDKEEETVVLNGDIVRKKETDGTITKYKRTYGSSGNTLTIQDARGKNMVIEYDLSGREIQRTDQNGEITVTTYDGVTGLPSCVTTPDGKKKYYEYDSRNRLIRQYGSAVQPMKWEYDDRDHVVALYTYRSPDGILDTVPESGGDVTRWNYDHVSGFLLDKTYADGTRTSYSFDEWERLVTRRQSRGVESVYRYDEVIGKLVSITHSDGTPSVSLTYDERDRIATIQDASGSRRMEYSGFEDVASETSHWLVDSTLSYSRDSLGRPSGYALSLDGTAVQEVSLSYDTLDRLSVVSLNGKSFTYGYDINTGWLNELTYPNEMIRKTEFHANLPLVSSLTYVKGTSIEPMIKHAYTWDNMQRPSIREDYVGSSTLSRRHTYGYNARGELAEDMMSPGGSFSYTYDNLGNRVAAVRRGASSSYDSNRLSLYESAAHSGMIFTPTYDTDGNQTSVKTSTGVWAVQYNADNRPVVFTQGSKKVECVYDYLGRRMEKLEYDGGHLTKSTRFVYMGYLLVASMDSTQNISNLPLLDTWLWDPSEPVATRVLAICTHNADRSVASTRYAAHDLFKNVSSLFDASGSQQAQFEYAPYGETLTKKGSWAQSMPFRYSSEYCDEDLGLIYYNYRHYNPQNGRWISRDPVGEEGGENLYGFVSNCPVMNIDICGLRQTYDSIEEAKIAGLKSVMEAMNNSYKKILDAGYEPPNLKKMPKFNERKSESQKNKERIRILKEFAGNDKKLLNELLEYEAKLGKWEYGVRVCCDSKRKFYVGKVGTTYNPEDVNALAVPGCDKGDTVVAYIHTHTDHDPNFSGADERTARQGIKHSNPQVAMPGGIIIMSTVERSDGSILSYEYNARVNSRDTYENYIKRKKG; this is encoded by the coding sequence ATGAAAGAAATTGATAATCAATTATCCGCTCCGGAACAGCCCGGCGGAATGCCCAGCCATCCCGTGACATTCGCCTCCAACGATGAACCGTCCCCGATGCCGTGGCCCAATACCTGGTACCCCGTCACTCCCATAGGGCCGGAGACGGAATACCCATGCCCGTGTTCCGAAGGCGACTCCGGTACGGGAAGTACGGACAACAACAGCGTGGACTTCTCCATTGAATTCGGCCGTTTTCCCAAATGGCCGGAATTGAGTGGAGGGCGCCTGATGCTGAACCTGAACATGATGGATGCCGGGTTATGCTGGGGGACCGCCTTTCAGTACGAACACATTTCCCAGCGCCGTCTGGAAGTGACTGAAACCACCAATGCGTCCATCAGCCGTCCGGAAGAACCGGAAGACGTTTCCCGGGCGGTGGTGAAGACGGAAAAAGGGTTTCCGCGCTATTACAGCTTTGCCTCTCCAAATGTTTCCGGGGCAGAGGTGCTTGGCGGTACTCAGATGTTCCAGGACAGGATGCGGCGCGTTACCGTGGATGGCATTTCCTATCTGGAAGAAGCTCAGGAAGGCGGCATGACCATGCGCTTCCGTCCCAATTCCGCCGTATTTGACCATATCGTGACGCCGCTCGGCGTGAAAATCACCTTCGCGGAATTGGCTGAGGAACTTCAGGTAGTCCGGCAGGATGCCTATAACGAGCCCAACAGCGCGGTAGAAGCGTTCAATGCGCTTTCCCTGTTCATGCTGAAACAGGTGTGGAACAAGGCGGACGGATTGCTGGACCTGAGCGATGTGCAGAACATCAAATGGTATGCCGCCGCAGACGTGGAGGGACGACGCAACGACGGAATGTATATCATCCGCAATGGAGCCGTTCCCATCAAGACGTGGAAGCTGTCCTGGACGTTCTCGGATACGGAGACGATGATCGCCCGTGCCGTGGATGAAGAAAATCCGGAGGTGACTCAGATGATGCTGAAGACATTGCGCATTGAAGAACCGGGCGGTTTTATCAGTGAATGGCGTGCCGGCCTTTACCCGGACGACCTGACGCTGGTGAAAGGCGAGGGAGATGACGCTATCAGCATTGTCACCAGATGCCGCCCTGCGGACGGCCATGAAAACATGATAGCCAAGGACCTTAACGGACAGTCCATGGTGGCGGGAGGCTACTACACGGACAAGAAGGAAAAATTCAAGTATGTATACAGCGGTGTAGCGGGAACCGAGAACGCCGTGCTGTGTTCCGCAGAAAAGGAAGTGTACCAGCGCCGGTTGTACGGAGACGTCCTTCTATCTCGCACGGAAGGATATGAAACCCCGCTGGAAAGGACATGGACGTACGGATACGGCAGCGATCCTTCTTCCCCCAATTATGGCAAACGCATCAGGGAAACGCGCCCGGACGGTTCCGTAGTGGAGATGGAGTATGATTCCAACGGGAACGTGATTCAACGGACGGAGCCGTGGTATGGAGATATTCAGAAGAAAATTAGTTATACTTATTCTTCCGAGAAATTTAATGACAGGCGGGTGATACGGGAAGTTGCGAATTTGAGCAATGGTGAAAAGACGGTACAAATGTACGCTATTTCAAATGTTTATTCAAATTCAGGTGAGACTGCATCAAAGACAACTTCTCAAACCGGGTGTGGACAGACCAGACCTACCAATTCTGCATCAACGGAATGGTATGTGAATCATCCTTCTTGTGTTTATGCACAGGGGAAAATAAAAAAGAAAAAAGAAATTGACGGAACGGAAATTCATTATGAATATGCGCTGTGTTCTGATTATCAGTCATTATGGAAATGTACGGAAACACTGCAAGGAGAGCATGGAATTGTATCTGGAAAGTCTACGAGAACCGTTCATTATTATGCAGAAAACGGTAATGAAATAGCGACGGATTATCTGGTCCATGTATTGGGAAATTTTGTTTCTGTTGATTTTAAACAGATGACTTATGATGAATCTCACCGGGTAATTCGTACGGATTATGCCAACGGACTTTATTCTTCTGCTGAGTGGAGCTGTGCCGGTCCTTTGTGGGAGACGGATGTAAGAGGGCTGCAAACGCGGTATACTTATAATGGGGTTAAGCGTTTGGTTCGCATGGAACGGGACGCTGCTGTTCCTGTAGAAAGTTGGAATGGTGATGAAATGACGGTTACTTGTCCCGATACGGTTACGAATTTTACCTATGACGGCGCAGGAAGAATTCTTTCAATCACTACTTCCATGGGGAGTCATATTAACAATGTAGTAAATGAATATGATATATTGGGACGTATCATTTCAAGAACTGATGAATTGGGGCGTTTAACTTCATATTCCTATTCTCCGGACGGTCTTACGACTACAGAAACTACATTTACTGGTTCAACCCTGTCCACCCGGCTTTTTCCGTCGGGATTGGTAGCGGAAGAATCCGGCACGGGACAGGAAGGACGTTATTATGCGTATGAGGCGAATGAGGATGTCGGGATCAGAAAAAATGCCCATTTGGATCCTGATTGTCGGGTAAGAGTGGAAAGCACCGTAGAAGATGGTGGTGGACGTTTTAAAATGGTAGAGAAAGCAACTATTTCTCCTGAAACGGGTTATGGTATCAGCACGAGAAATCTCACCATGTATAATGAGAAAGGGCAGGTAGTGCATTGGATCGGTGATGATAGCGTCAACTATACGTACAAATATGATGAATTAGGCAATCTGCGCTTCAGCAGAAAGGCGTGGTCTACAGAGGATGCGACCCTTCCCGGAGACCGCTTGTTTGAAACGTACTTTCATCTTTTATCTGTGGTGCCATCCGGAGTTCCTCAGGAAGCCTCCCAGATGGTATTCAAGGTCTCCCGTGAGACTCTTCCCAGACAGGATGCTTCCGATTTGACTGAGGATACTTATGAGCTGGTTTCCCGTAAAAGTTCGTCTTTGGTTTCCCTGACACTACATAAGGATGTTTATGCACGATGGTCCTGGGAAAAAACGTACAATGAGAGCGGGAATATCCGTATTCTAAGGGGAAGGAATGGGTGTGATAAAGAGGAAGAGACGGTTGTTCTAAATGGAGATATTGTCCGGAAAAAGGAAACGGATGGCACTATTACCAAGTACAAACGTACTTATGGGTCTTCCGGAAATACGCTTACCATTCAGGATGCGCGTGGAAAAAACATGGTCATTGAGTATGACCTTTCTGGAAGAGAAATTCAGAGAACAGACCAAAATGGGGAGATAACCGTCACTACATATGATGGTGTAACGGGGCTTCCCAGTTGCGTTACTACTCCGGATGGTAAAAAGAAATATTATGAATATGATTCCCGCAACCGGTTGATTCGCCAATATGGAAGTGCCGTTCAGCCGATGAAGTGGGAATATGATGACCGCGATCATGTTGTGGCGCTTTACACGTATCGTTCCCCTGATGGGATTCTGGATACGGTTCCAGAGTCCGGAGGCGATGTGACGCGCTGGAACTATGATCACGTAAGCGGTTTTTTATTGGATAAGACTTATGCAGACGGTACCAGGACCTCTTATAGTTTTGATGAATGGGAGCGTCTTGTAACACGAAGGCAGTCCCGGGGCGTGGAATCCGTTTACCGGTATGATGAAGTTATAGGTAAATTAGTCTCTATAACACATAGTGATGGAACTCCGTCCGTATCCCTTACCTATGATGAGAGAGACCGTATAGCCACAATACAGGATGCTTCCGGCTCCAGGAGAATGGAATACTCCGGTTTTGAAGATGTTGCCTCCGAAACCTCCCATTGGTTGGTAGATAGTACCTTATCCTATTCGCGTGACTCTTTGGGGCGTCCGTCAGGTTATGCACTATCCCTGGATGGGACGGCGGTGCAGGAGGTTTCATTGAGTTATGATACGTTGGATCGTCTTTCTGTAGTGTCGCTTAATGGAAAATCCTTCACTTACGGCTATGATATAAATACAGGTTGGCTGAACGAACTAACCTATCCGAATGAAATGATCCGAAAAACGGAGTTCCATGCCAATCTTCCATTGGTTTCGTCCCTGACCTATGTGAAAGGAACTTCCATAGAGCCCATGATCAAGCATGCCTATACCTGGGACAATATGCAGCGTCCCTCTATACGGGAAGATTATGTAGGCTCCTCCACTCTTTCGCGCCGTCATACATATGGCTACAATGCGCGTGGAGAATTAGCGGAAGATATGATGAGTCCCGGTGGCTCTTTCAGCTATACCTATGACAACCTCGGTAACCGTGTGGCCGCAGTCAGACGTGGAGCTTCTAGTTCTTATGATAGCAATAGACTGAGCCTGTATGAGAGCGCGGCACATTCCGGTATGATCTTCACACCTACATACGATACTGATGGCAATCAGACCAGTGTAAAAACTTCCACAGGAGTCTGGGCTGTCCAGTATAATGCGGATAATCGTCCAGTGGTCTTTACACAAGGAAGCAAAAAGGTGGAATGTGTGTATGACTATCTTGGACGGCGCATGGAAAAACTGGAATATGATGGAGGCCACTTGACTAAGTCTACCAGATTTGTGTATATGGGATATCTTTTGGTAGCAAGCATGGATAGCACGCAAAATATTTCGAATCTTCCTTTGCTGGATACATGGTTATGGGATCCCTCGGAACCAGTGGCGACACGCGTGCTTGCCATATGCACACATAACGCAGATAGGAGTGTGGCGTCTACGCGTTATGCAGCCCATGACCTGTTCAAAAATGTAAGCTCTTTGTTCGATGCATCCGGAAGCCAGCAGGCTCAGTTTGAATATGCTCCCTACGGAGAAACGTTGACGAAGAAAGGTTCATGGGCACAGTCAATGCCGTTCCGCTACTCCAGTGAATACTGTGACGAGGATTTAGGATTAATCTACTACAACTACCGGCACTACAATCCGCAGAATGGAAGATGGATTTCCAGGGATCCGGTTGGTGAAGAAGGTGGGGAAAATTTATACGGTTTTGTATCAAATTGCCCTGTCATGAATATTGATATCTGTGGGTTGAGGCAAACATATGACTCTATAGAAGAAGCAAAAATAGCAGGACTGAAATCCGTAATGGAAGCCATGAATAACTCCTATAAGAAAATTCTTGATGCTGGATATGAACCCCCGAATTTAAAAAAGATGCCTAAATTTAATGAACGAAAAAGTGAGTCTCAAAAAAATAAAGAAAGAATAAGAATATTAAAAGAATTCGCAGGAAATGATAAAAAACTGTTAAATGAGTTGTTGGAATATGAAGCAAAATTAGGAAAATGGGAATATGGTGTGAGGGTGTGTTGTGATTCAAAAAGAAAATTTTATGTAGGAAAAGTGGGTACAACATATAATCCTGAAGATGTGAATGCCTTAGCTGTTCCTGGTTGTGATAAAGGTGATACTGTAGTAGCTTATATTCACACACATACGGATCACGATCCAAATTTTAGTGGCGCAGATGAAAGAACTGCTAGACAGGGAATCAAGCATTCGAATCCGCAAGTAGCCATGCCTGGTGGTATTATTATTATGTCAACAGTTGAAAGAAGTGATGGTAGTATTCTATCATATGAATATAATGCAAGGGTTAACAGTAGGGACACATATGAGAATTACATAAAAAGAAAGAAAGGATAA
- a CDS encoding helix-turn-helix transcriptional regulator encodes MLRKRDNPQEEKLRTYLRNQRKKMGLSQVELSEMCELPQSFVSKYETGERYLTFIEVLMICKLLKINILDLSREVES; translated from the coding sequence ATGCTCAGAAAAAGGGATAACCCCCAAGAGGAAAAGCTTCGCACCTATCTCAGGAACCAACGTAAGAAGATGGGATTGTCTCAAGTAGAACTCTCTGAGATGTGTGAATTACCTCAGTCATTCGTCTCCAAGTATGAAACAGGCGAAAGGTATTTGACCTTTATTGAGGTCCTAATGATCTGCAAATTGCTCAAAATCAATATTTTAGACTTATCTAGAGAAGTAGAATCTTGA
- a CDS encoding beta-ketoacyl synthase N-terminal-like domain-containing protein, translating to MSLPRRGGSLAVDMIEGGKSHGSPEPRVCGLGLASGFGMGAAAHLDGVRKGRRVLRPLRELWGEGHPWAEVLSGWIPDRKLLCSRRNGPASQLALLLARQAVEEAGWSGEELKDAALIVGSSRGNASGWLSPWPGRRAMKILAVPNSLHSELASCVSIEMGIHGPYHVLASGCAAGLDAVGMAAMLMRQGIAGRALAIGLDLPLCRELLGTYWASGMLSRNGVNDPYGPCADGMCISEGGAAIALEMSDEPGIYVKDYLVNSDAYSPLGMPEDGKGMAALLEGALRNWDGSVPLTVCPHASGTAGNAASERAALKRVFGSCLPDLRMMKPWTGHAIGGSGILELALMLAFTREGVLPPNPEWVSSPGGGASAAEELPLRGRRLLVKSAASMGGHNVVLSLAVDDGHSCNVNAYEES from the coding sequence TTGAGTTTGCCCCGGCGCGGAGGTAGCCTGGCCGTCGACATGATTGAGGGGGGTAAAAGTCACGGGAGTCCGGAGCCGCGGGTTTGCGGCCTGGGGCTGGCTTCCGGGTTTGGCATGGGGGCGGCAGCCCATCTGGACGGGGTAAGGAAGGGGCGCAGGGTATTGAGGCCGTTGCGGGAATTGTGGGGAGAGGGCCATCCCTGGGCGGAGGTGTTGAGCGGATGGATTCCGGACAGGAAACTTTTATGCAGCCGCAGGAACGGCCCCGCATCCCAACTGGCATTGCTGCTGGCGCGGCAGGCTGTGGAGGAAGCCGGGTGGAGTGGGGAGGAACTGAAAGACGCGGCCCTGATTGTGGGGAGTTCCCGCGGGAATGCCTCCGGCTGGCTGAGCCCGTGGCCCGGGCGGCGGGCCATGAAGATTCTGGCGGTTCCCAATTCCCTGCACAGCGAGCTTGCTTCCTGCGTCAGCATTGAAATGGGCATTCACGGGCCTTATCACGTGCTGGCGAGCGGATGTGCCGCCGGGCTGGATGCTGTGGGCATGGCCGCCATGCTGATGCGGCAGGGGATTGCCGGGCGGGCACTGGCGATTGGCCTGGATTTGCCCCTGTGCCGGGAATTGCTGGGGACGTACTGGGCCTCCGGCATGCTTTCCCGCAACGGGGTGAATGATCCCTATGGCCCCTGCGCCGACGGCATGTGCATTTCCGAGGGGGGAGCGGCCATAGCGCTGGAGATGTCTGACGAACCCGGTATTTACGTAAAGGATTATCTGGTGAATTCCGATGCCTACAGCCCTTTGGGAATGCCGGAGGATGGAAAGGGCATGGCCGCCCTGCTGGAGGGCGCCCTGCGGAATTGGGATGGGAGCGTCCCCCTGACCGTGTGTCCCCATGCCAGCGGGACGGCGGGTAATGCCGCTTCCGAACGTGCCGCGCTGAAACGGGTTTTTGGAAGCTGTTTGCCGGATTTAAGGATGATGAAGCCGTGGACGGGCCATGCCATTGGCGGCAGCGGCATTCTGGAGCTGGCCCTGATGCTGGCTTTTACCAGGGAGGGTGTTCTGCCTCCCAATCCGGAATGGGTGAGTTCCCCCGGCGGCGGGGCTTCCGCTGCGGAGGAATTGCCTTTGCGGGGAAGACGGCTGCTGGTCAAATCCGCCGCGTCCATGGGCGGCCATAATGTGGTGCTGAGCCTGGCCGTGGATGATGGGCATTCCTGCAACGTGAACGCTTATGAAGAATCCTGA
- a CDS encoding 8-amino-7-oxononanoate synthase: MKNPEQFLSELKSAGLLRVLRNVECLPGGMARMEDGREVVNLASNDYLGLAHHPALAEAFSRAARDGGAGAMASRLVTGTRRTHSRLEEALAALKGTEAAISFSSGYATSLGVITSIVDREDTVLMDKLSHASLIDGARLSGARLATFLHNDMKSLRKKLEYLRENNPSRGILVVTESVFSMDGDRAPLREMVRLKDEFGALLLVDEAHGFGVLGEHGAGLGEELGVSSRIDFQMGTLSKAAGVSGGYVACSRAWADVMVNSARSLIYSTAPPPALAAAALAAVEVIRSAEGQELRRHVSVLADALSAALGMPGRPVSSIFPVVIGENEAALAASEALLERGFLAPAIRYPTVPRGTARLRITVTAAHRTGQIEQLGRGLADLLHGS; the protein is encoded by the coding sequence ATGAAGAATCCTGAACAGTTTTTATCAGAATTGAAGTCCGCGGGGCTGCTGCGCGTTTTGCGGAATGTGGAGTGCCTGCCCGGCGGCATGGCCCGCATGGAGGATGGGCGCGAGGTGGTCAACCTGGCGAGCAATGATTACCTGGGGCTGGCGCATCATCCGGCCCTGGCGGAGGCGTTTTCCCGCGCAGCGCGTGATGGCGGTGCGGGGGCCATGGCGTCCCGCCTGGTGACGGGAACGCGCCGGACGCATTCCCGGCTGGAGGAGGCGCTGGCGGCGTTGAAGGGAACGGAAGCAGCCATTAGTTTTTCCTCCGGCTATGCCACCTCCCTGGGGGTGATTACCTCTATTGTGGACCGGGAGGATACGGTGCTGATGGACAAGCTGTCCCATGCCAGCCTGATTGACGGCGCGCGTTTGTCCGGCGCCCGCCTGGCCACGTTCCTGCATAATGACATGAAGTCCCTGAGGAAGAAGCTGGAGTACCTGCGGGAGAATAATCCTTCCCGCGGGATTCTGGTGGTGACGGAATCCGTTTTCAGCATGGACGGGGACCGGGCCCCCCTCCGGGAGATGGTGCGCTTGAAAGATGAATTCGGCGCCCTGCTGCTGGTGGATGAAGCGCATGGATTTGGCGTGCTGGGGGAACACGGGGCCGGACTGGGGGAGGAGCTGGGAGTTTCCTCCCGGATAGATTTCCAGATGGGCACCCTCAGCAAGGCAGCCGGTGTGAGCGGCGGCTATGTGGCCTGTTCCCGCGCCTGGGCGGACGTGATGGTCAATTCCGCACGGTCCCTGATTTATTCCACAGCCCCTCCTCCCGCGCTGGCTGCGGCCGCGCTGGCCGCGGTGGAGGTGATCCGCAGCGCGGAGGGGCAGGAGCTGCGCCGCCATGTTTCCGTGCTGGCGGATGCGCTGTCCGCCGCGCTGGGAATGCCCGGCAGGCCTGTTTCCTCCATTTTCCCGGTAGTGATCGGTGAGAACGAGGCCGCCCTGGCGGCATCGGAAGCTTTACTGGAAAGGGGTTTTCTGGCCCCTGCCATACGCTACCCCACCGTGCCGCGCGGAACTGCCCGGTTGCGCATTACAGTGACGGCAGCCCACCGGACCGGGCAAATTGAGCAGCTGGGCCGCGGGCTGGCGGACCTGCTGCACGGATCATGA
- a CDS encoding DUF2752 domain-containing protein, translating to MAMNDVRPAWRSCRDNWIIRRVGLPVWAILSCLLLVPSVLALVVSPDGMKSIAHSVAVPHRECPLCGMTRGYVEMARGDVHAAWEWNRGAPFWFIFGLLNGGAAVVYLAWSWRKRSMHLRQENWCSGVENPRKEQRK from the coding sequence ATGGCGATGAATGACGTGCGGCCTGCGTGGCGTTCATGCCGTGATAACTGGATAATCAGGAGGGTAGGGTTGCCTGTGTGGGCTATCCTGTCCTGCCTGTTGCTGGTGCCGTCCGTTCTGGCCCTGGTGGTCAGTCCGGACGGGATGAAATCCATAGCGCATTCCGTTGCCGTGCCGCACCGGGAATGTCCACTGTGCGGCATGACGCGCGGTTATGTGGAAATGGCCCGTGGAGATGTGCATGCCGCGTGGGAATGGAACCGGGGCGCTCCGTTCTGGTTCATCTTCGGGTTGCTGAATGGTGGAGCGGCCGTGGTTTATCTGGCATGGTCCTGGCGGAAAAGGAGCATGCACTTGAGACAGGAGAACTGGTGCTCTGGAGTGGAAAATCCGCGGAAGGAACAGAGAAAATAA